caGGGTTCAATGATATCAGAAGCTGCAAGTATTTGCAAGAAATGTATTTCTCCAAAGCCACCCCGCACTCATCATTGCTCAGTATGTGATAGATGTGTCCTGGCAATGGACCATCATTGTCCCTGGTTAAACAACTGTGTGGGTTATTTCAATGTGCGTTACTTTTACCTCTACATGGCTTACATGGTGGCTGGAGTCGCTTTTGTCATAATCGCTGGTTTGGATTTGGGCTATCAAGTTCTTTGGGTTAATGACACAGGTAattggattttaattttatttattttttgttgaatatatatatataatattgataaatataattttaatatatatatatatatatataagtttaccGTATAAAAATCACCATTGTAAATTTTAGGTGGGTTAACACAGGAACATGATCCAGATCTTATAGGGCATCCAGTTCGAATGAACCAAAGTGGTGTCCTTGTACCAGTTCAAGTTATCGCAGAGTATGATTCAGAGAATTCACCTCGAGAGCATCATCTTCCTACGCCTGTCATTACTGAGGCGCAGCGAATAACTGCTCATCCATGGAAAAGAAAAGCTGTTGTTTTCATGGCAGTTACATGTTTATCAGTACTCTTCGCTCTCGGAACATTAATCATAATGCatggaaaaaatattagtaagggTGAAACAAGTGTGGAGGCTCATATTAATGCGTCACTCAGAAAACTTGATAAAAACCAATTTAGGAATCCATATAACTTTGGGAGAAAGAAAAATTGGAAATTATTCCTTGGTTTGACCCAAGGGAGGACATTTTTCAGGAATGTTTTATTTCCATCGAGGCATCCGCCATCGGGTAATGGACTGACATGGCACACGATTCACAACGCAATTGAAGATTGgccgtaaatatttataatagttataatactCTTCACATAATTCCAAAATAGTGTGACATCTTAGTACTTTGTGTGTACTTAAGATTGAaagaaatgatattaatatttaagattaaaataaaatgcgaGATATACACTAAAagcaatataagattttatgcgctcatattttttttttttttgtagtcatGTAGTTGAAATTTGTATGTTGTAGTTAAGataattggaaataaatatatataagtatacttaccataaaaaatatgattgtgccttttttgtaaatctttttttatccTATTATGTCAAAGTTCcaagtttaattatttcgatCTGTCAATATCAttccaacaaaaatatttgtatttatcattttgcttttaatattttgttttacttcttacgatttatatgaaatatgttgtttatatgttaattaaagaaatcaaCCGTCTTAAGTAATCaacttaacattaaattattatatattattatattataactttacattaatttaaagtcAGTGTCACTGGGGATGATGAATTTTATTCAAGCATTTAAAAGTTCGTGAACCTTGaaaatgttagtattttttGGGCAGTCGAATAATAAGTATTAGATTATGCTAACT
This genomic window from Vanessa atalanta chromosome Z, ilVanAtal1.2, whole genome shotgun sequence contains:
- the LOC125076253 gene encoding palmitoyltransferase ZDHHC16 isoform X1, giving the protein MVVFQWRFQWRGLYGRIKDYITWKISQVVLTFYTLTFNTHVDQNYIIDCLLEPIFWFVDNFAGNLGKVFVFCVTVLTTAVVTIAYWVGLPYWWQKNEYITVFLVVFGNWLLLNIVFHYYMGVSTPPGYPPHGSMISEAASICKKCISPKPPRTHHCSVCDRCVLAMDHHCPWLNNCVGYFNVRYFYLYMAYMVAGVAFVIIAGLDLGYQVLWVNDTGGLTQEHDPDLIGHPVRMNQSGVLVPVQVIAEYDSENSPREHHLPTPVITEAQRITAHPWKRKAVVFMAVTCLSVLFALGTLIIMHGKNISKGETSVEAHINASLRKLDKNQFRNPYNFGRKKNWKLFLGLTQGRTFFRNVLFPSRHPPSGNGLTWHTIHNAIEDWPI
- the LOC125076253 gene encoding palmitoyltransferase ZDHHC16B isoform X2 gives rise to the protein MVVFQWRFQWRGLYGRIKDYITWKISQVVLTFYTLTFNTHVDQNYIIDCLLEPIFWFVDNFAGNLGKVFVFCVTVLTTAVVTIAYWVGLPYWWQKNEYITVFLVVFGNWLLLNIVFHYYMGVSTPPGYPPHGSMISEAASICKKCISPKPPRTHHCSVCDRCVLAMDHHCPWLNNCVGYFNVRYFYLYMAYMVAGVAFVIIAGLDLGYQVLWVNDTGGLTQEHDPDLIGHPVRMNQSGVLVPVQVIAEYDSENSPREHHLPTPVITEAQRITAHPWKRKAVVFMAVTCLSVLFALGTLIIMHGKNISKGETSVEAHINASLRKLDKNQFRNPYNFGRKKNWKLFLGLTQGRTFFRNVLFPSRHPPSGNGLTWHTIHNAIEDWP